The window CAGAGCCCCCTGAAGGTGGTGGAGATGTACAACACAGATGaagggaggtggaggaagaggaccTCTCTGCGGGAGGCCCTGATGGGTGTATCCATCACTGTGAAAGGTATGAATCACAACATATTAACTGTTCACACTAATGCCCAGGGCTAATAAGTTGTGTCTTAACAGGACGCTAATACTGTTACACACAGCATAGACTTTAGGTGTCAAGTGTGTGGTGTGGTGCTGTGTGCAAAGCTGAGAGAAAAAGGTAGCgctaattaaaatgaagctgtggtgGATAAATCTCATATTAGTACAAGATAACTTATCCGTCAAATTAGTGAAAAACTATTACAGCTATAAAGCTTCttaaaagaagaagatatgCCCACTACTCAGTCATAGTATCTCATTATGTAGCTCATTTAACAAATTCAGATTTCATatgcataaaaataccaaaccTAAACATGAactttcttattgtttttttcataaaggCAGCAGGgaatgtttatattatttatcaagACCGAATGAAACTAGAAAGCAGCACGTGGGAGGGAAACACTGTCACTTTCACAGTTTCCAGAACTGTAGAAGAACAAGGTTTTCCATAAATTCCCTGTAGATAACAGTGAAAAGACAAGGATCATGGAAGTCCCAGCAAATATAACATAACTACAGAGACactgattcagatttttttagAAGTCTAATTAGCTGATTCCAATTTTCtttctaaaaacatttttttctttaatggacAATTCAATTGCatgttcataataaaacattgaCTATTACCTATTGAGTAATGAGGtgaaggtctctctctctctctcactctcattctGAACgaggaaagaaaaatcaccTGACTGTTTTCTGGTTACTTCTCTTCACTTTTGTGACCGTTCATCAAAGAtggatgattattattatcgATGGGCTCTATCCAAGGCATCCACAGATGCTTGCAAGCACTGATGTAGCCGTAATGCACAGGTCACATAAGCAGTGTGGCATCAGCTTTAGCCACTTTGCCTTTGATAGCTTCTTGAAATGTTCAGCTGGGTGATGGTGTTTGAAGTATCAGGAGATTATGTTTGTTgttctgaatattttcacagCTTACTTTGGCCTTACAGGTTTTACAAGTTGCAGGCCCAAGGTGAAACTTCCACACCAATGgcatgtcatgtgtgtgtgtgtgtagctgtgtctgtgctgttgtgGGCGCAACGTGAACCAACGTGTGGCGCATGAGTGTAAATGTGACCGGCACAGAATCTGATATCTGAGACTGACCTGCCGGTCACCGATCACAGCCAATAACACTAAAAATCATGGCAACATTTTCTGATCACCAGCCGATCGATCGATACATCTGTACTGATAACATCTAATCCTTCCCCCATGTGGAAAGAGGCACGTAAACCACAGCTGCTGTTCCTCGTTTCACTCCACGCTATTTAAACATCTCATGGTACTGAAATTATGTTGGATATACTAATCAGATGAATGACACAgataaataatttaacatttaatatatgCATCATATAAAAGAAGCACCCGGGgaatttaaacacagctttGATTCCTCATTAGAtttttgtctcacacacaaatagCTGACAGTGattgaaagaaataaacaaacaaaacatattgaGTAAATAGGTGTGTGGTCTCTCCATGTCTGCACAATGCTGGACTCTTGGTAAAGTTTAAGTTTGAACATACTGTACGAGCAACACCTCAGTGAACTTAAAACTACGCAGTCTTTGAGGTAAGCTTTCCAGTTTGACTCCAGTGGTGCAGTTTTTTGGTCCCTGACGCTCAGATTTATTCTCAGTTTGGAATTCATCCAGTGATCTATATAAAGAAACAGTCTTCTCGTCAGCCATGGATGAGTTTGTGTTCAGTCCACTGGTGCATTTGTCAGTGTCTGCAGGAACACAGATAgatgctgtacacacacagacttattGGCTGCATATAGGCTTCATCGTGCtactctctccatctccctgaCCAATCTTCGATCCTTGCAGTTTCATCCCGACACTCATCCCCAGCAGCTGGAAAAGAGACAAATAGTCTGACAAAATGATCGATAGGgccaaattaaaacaaatatggtATTTTTAAATGGATAGTCAGTCACAGAATTGACTAgattatgccatttttattgacatttgtgGGATCGTTATTTTCCAGATATTAGATGATGAACTTTAGGTAATGAGCTTTTCTTTTCCCCAGAATGAATGTAACCTGTTgggaaaactttttttccacttttgttATTTATGTAACATTGATGCATGGAggttaaaatttaaaataaaaggctgagcaatgaaaaacatgaaaaattgataaagtaaaaacataataaaaatgcagattGTTTCCCTGCAGCTCTTTTTTCTCCAAGCTGATGATTAatgctgtattttttcttttgttttggtgctctcaccctctcacccaCCTCAATTCTTATGCTAGAGGTGTCATACCAAAGTGCCAGACATGAACTCTGCatttttattctgctgctgcacacgCCCTGTGCTCCTCATGTCTGTCACAGTCTCTTGCTTCGTCACGAGCTAACTTCTCAGCCAGCTCCGTAGCCTGGCAGATTTTTAGCACTTCATAAAGTGCCAGTGAGGTGTTTCCACCAGCTGGGATTGTCGTTATTGTTGGAgtaacatttttggaaaaatgttGTGACGGCCAGATATTTCTCAGAATAAACTTAAAtccataaaatgtatttgatgaAAATGGTGGCCTATCTATGctgtaaattataaatatataaaatccctgtgctgtgtgtgtgtgtgtgtgtgtgtgtgtgtgtgtgtgtgtgtgtgtgtgtgtgcgtgcagatGGACGGGCTCTGGCTGTGGGTGGAATGGGTGCTGACCTGCTCCCTCGTAGCATCCTGCAGCAGTATGACCTTCGAAAGGATGTGTGGGCACAACTTCCTTCCATGCTGACCCCACGCTACGATGCCAACATTAATCTGCTTGGGAACAAGCTCTACGTGGCAGGTACAACTACCAGTGTGGCTGTGTTTATAAAACTGTTCTTTCACTTTGTGTGTTAAACAGCACAATCTTTATTTGCAGTTTCAGTTCACACTCTGAGAACATCGAAACAGCTGTATACTGTTTGTTTCACCTAATCTTTAAGGTGGACGGCAGTGTAAGAGACCGGTGAAGGCCTTCGAAGTGTACGATGCAGAGGCGCGTTCTTGGACTACACTACCCATGATGCCCTGTAAACGTTCATATGGTGGCGTGGTGTGGGACACGGCTGGGAGGCTGTGTCTGCTCGGAGGACTGCGTCAGGGAGGAGGACACCAGAGCTCCAAGTTCACCAAGAACGTCAACATTTTCGACACTAACCAAGGTACAAAAACAtgccacacacactgccagacAGTTAgtgttactgtttttaatttattttttattttaattttttaatacCATGGTTAATTACTGTGGTTAATTTAACTCATGTTAGGTACTGTAACGCATCGACCAATAACCAGTTTCCCAGACACATGCGAGGCAAGCaacatgtgttttgtgtcagtCGACACATAGTGGAGGCTGTGACATAGTGGAGGCTGTGACATAGTGGAGGCTGTGACAGAGATCCTCCAGGGATTTTCAGCCTTCTAGCACCCTTTTTACAGAAAAATTACAgggtataagcaggttttttaaattttggtgAACCCCTAGAAAAGGCAATTGACTCCTTTTACACTGCTGGacgagtttgcctttctgtccAGAGAGGATAtgcacacagagcacacacacagatgcacaggagaaagagtgagctgaTTTAATCTCACGATAATAGTTTTGATAatagtttaataataatatatggaATTTTCTGACCTTGCTCATGGAGtcagagcagagacaaaaactgatttaattcataaattagaacacacacacatgtacacacaacacGTGCTCTGTGTCAAAGGGTTGTtcagaactttattttaaatttgtttctGAAGATGCTAAATAGTCAGTTTTAATTGCACTGAAATGTATATTGAAGAATccagtttgaatatttcaccTCATATAAGCAGGATGTAGCTTCAGTGAAGAGCTGGAATGAGAACAAAATGTCAAGATGTCTGGAGGACTTTAAAGACATGTATACATAATGCTGCTGCTTATATGCAGCTCTGTGTCCAAAACTATAAATGTGTAGATTTGTTGACTTGGTGTAAAGGAGTAGTTTCCATATGCCAGAAAGggttttaaaggaataattgtATATTTTGAGAatctttatttgctttctttccaagagagagatgagaagatcgatatcagtctcatgtctgtgcattaaGTGGAGCATGAAGAGTGGAGGCAGGGGTAAACAGCTAGCCAGGCTTTTTCCAAAATTCAAAAGCACTTCTACTGATTTGTCTAGTCTTGTTTCACTCATACAtaagcagaaatgtaaaaataaacaagactTAGTATTTGAGGAGGAGTCTTATGCTTATGCTATTTCTTGATGAGCAGTTTATTCATGGGGACAGTATGTCTGTGCAGCGCTAGCTGCCAGATATGGTTGGCTAGAATGTGATTTTGGTCTCTGCACAAGCACAACGATATCAAACGTGGGAACATCACCACTGTGACCACAACACTTTGGGAGGCATTGCACAGTCACTGGGCTGAAAAGGTTCCAGCACATTATTCCCCATACAAACCACACATGTACTCATTTACATGCAGTGTAAATACAAGTGGCACACACAACACTAAAGATGCACCACATTCATTCTGCACATcaaagtgtgtttacaggtttaaatacacatgaaaaaaatgttgttgattAAGGCTAGCGGAGCCACAGGTTTAATACAACTGGATCTCTAACTGAACTGTCTGTGGTGGAGTTGCATTGTGGGCaatgtaggcaccaggtttCAACAAGAAAGCAgattaaaaaagacattgtctctggttctgctgcattgattttccTATTCTTTTTGTAACTGTTCATTGTGAGTCCAGCAACATTATAGGAGTGAAATGCTGAATCCGTGGAGTCCTCCTTTAAGCAGTCAGATTTACAGCTAGCTAGCAAGGCAAGCTGTTTCTAcatgcttccagtctttatgctaagatacGCTAAGTACTTCTTGGCTTCAGCTCCAGATATAAACACAGACCTGAGAGTGATatattttttccttctctttcctgaGATTGGTATTGATTTTTTCTCATCCCACCCTGATAAATGATAATATGCATATTTCCCTAGTCTGAATGATTCCTTTAACATCTTTTAAGTAATAAAAGACTTGTCTATCAAGTCTGCAATTCAAAGTCATTATGTTAGAGTTGGTTGATTAAGAGATTGTAATCAGAAAACAGATTATGGGTATCCCACAGAGGCATTTTTGGTATCAGCAAATGTATCATCATCTTCTTTTACACTGATGGCATCCATCTTCATTTTGACTTAACCCAAAGCAGCCATTTGCATCAGCCTCACCATGAAGAGAAATGGCTTTCTACTCAAACAGACTCGTTCCTTTCTAAATTCTGTGCACACTCCGTGTCCCACAACACAGCAAGATGACTTATCCCTTTATCCCACAAAGACACCCTAGAGTAACAGGTGAGCAAATTGAGGAGGGACCGGAAGGAGAAATGAAGGAGCAAAAAATCGATAAGTCATTTAAGACACGTGGGATATATGGTCACACATCGGCGTCGGTCGGATGAAAGCCAAATAAAGCAGAACCCGGGAACGATAATGTTAATTTATGATAATGTGGACAAAGTTTGCCTTGTGCGTGTTTAAGAGAGATaaatgaagaaagaaggaaagaaaacggctgccaacacacacaaacacaagcgtTCATGTGCATATACTATTGCATATCCACATGCATGTgcacgcgcatgcacacacacacacacacacacacacacacacggagaagGCAGCCGTACACTGTTTCTCCAATCTAATTTTGGTGGAGATGAGATGGGAGatgagctgcagagggagggcTGGGGATGAGCAGCGCTTTAAATTACAAGATCCAGAAACAGATTGCTTTATTATCCATCTGCAGCAATATCTCTCCACACACACGCGGCCATGCAATCTGCTGTCACACAGTGATATTCTATTACTGTTCCATTCCATATCGCCAGTATTGAGACGCATGACTGTTCGGGGATGTTTCAGCATTGTTGACAAGCTGCAACAAgtacaacagaaaacacaaagcatcAAGTTGTGAAAGAAAATTAACATGAAGAATGAAAAACCGTGGCTTTAGAAAATTGCTTAaggggtcagttcacccaaattacttGAAGaaattttctctgtttcctgtaGAGGTGTCAGTTTCCCAGATACCTGCCTCCACCACAATACAACAGAGATTTTAATGTAACCAACAAACATAACCAAAACTAGTGCATGGTTCTACGCTGTTTGAAAAAAATtccaacattttgttttcactttgtccttATGGGATATTGAGTgcagattgatgagggaaaaaaataattttagcatttttagcaTGAAGGCTGCGACACTTTCAGaatgtactttattttcatAGCTCAGAACCATTGCTTGCATTTTGACCTGAGGAATCATTGTCtaaatttagtttaaaataaatCCCTGCTGTGGAGGTAGTATTTTTGAATGGCCCAGGGTTGTCTACATTAGTTAGATACAAGCCTCAGGCTGCTACAATTTATATACAACTTCATTCATACAGTAAGGAAGAACTGacattaaaaactaaatcaaaggTCATGAGTGAACAAGAGTAGCAAAACTTTACCTGATACCTCATGATGAGTAGCTTCCATCTTTATTCCTAGACTGCAACAACCTCCCCCAATAAAATGGTGCACCCTTTATTTTGCCCGTGAGACGAAAACTGGGGCAAGGTTAATTGCTGAGCGCATGATAATAATTGAAGGggcataaatatttaacaaCTCCTAGATTCTCCCGTCTGGTTGATGTTGAGGCTCTGTGACACACCTGCATTGTGTTGCAAATTTACTGGGCCCATTATAAACTGCGGCTAAGCTATGACAGAGCAACAGCCCTAGTGACTGTGCTTGTGTTGCATCTCACCACATTTGTTTGTTACTCTGTGGTGAGAgtaacacagacactgtagaaAGGATATTTAAGATTTTAGTTCCCGGTGCTCCTCAGTACCTGGTACTATTTGGTCAAAAAAGAggcctgtgtttttgtgatttggttgaaccaacacacacaatttttaATTCAGTTGCTTTTCTGAATTAGAATAATGagttctgctgctgttactgcatCTAACAGAAACACTCATCAGTCCCTCATGACTGAGCATGTAGAGCCCAGGCAGACAGTAACAATAACCACAAATGATGCAGCCCTCCTGCGGCCAACTAGTAACAAACGTATTCTTGTGTTGTATATTTGATTCATGACATGCTTGAGATCGTAAAAACtgcccaaaaaacaaaaatggaatgAAGCAGAATTGGGAATGAAGCAAATGCGGTTGTCTTTCGGCCATTACTGTGGATCAATTTGTAATTATTAGAACGTAATGGTGAGATTCTGTCCTAAAGGATCATCTGTGTAGTCAGCGGTGTCTCAGACTTCACATGACAGACAGAATCCATCAAAGATGAAGAACCAATCAACGTCCCTTTCTAGTTTTAATCATAGGGACAATTACAGAGGAGAGCTGTGGACCAAATTACCAACACAGACTACAAAGCCTGGTCTTCAGAGGATCATCTCATCTCTTTCATTCTAttgtcactccctctctctgtattttctctgtctctccgtctctttaTTCTCCTCTGCCATCTCCCACCAGAGTAGAATAATGCATGCTGGTGTTTTCCCTGCATCCCACAAAGAAAGTCTTGGCACAAAGTCTTGTGTAATCCCTCCAAAGCAAATATGAATCAGTCCTGCAGTCGCAGCTCAGTCTCAAAGGACTGAACCATAAGTCTGTAGTGTGATGTGTTGACACAACTGtaatttaaagaagaaaatccaGCCTGTAACATTGTAagtgctgtttaaaaaaagaattactACTGTTGTTGCTTGCATTCTGCTTTCGCTTTGTAAAtagattttgtattttattttctattggttgataaatggaaaaaaatagatGACATCACACCTTGTTTCCTACATCTGgtacaaagtgaaaaaaagaaagacaatagTGTTGGTATCAGAATCAATTATGAggatttttgttcttttttagaTCCATAATTTTTACACCAACAATCATCGACAGACAAATGAATTGCAGTGAAGGAAGGATTTCTTAGTAGTAACCTACAGGTGACCAGAATGCAGTGCAGCAACAGGACACATCCTAACCAAGAGGTCCAGGTTTCATTTTCAACACATCTTTGCTATCCTTTGCTCGCATGTTAAAATGTGACTaacagtctacagccatgctgtAACCATGGCCTGGACCAAGAGCTGGGTGATGTACTGAGTCGGGTTGATTCTTCATTGAAgagttgtcaagacatttcactcaacaCCACATATGTCATCCTGGTGGTGGCGCTAGAgggaaagtcagaggatcaccaaagtcagtcgAATAAAAATCGGCAATCCATCCAGCAGCTTTTGAGAGTTTTCTATTTGGAGATTTTACACATGACTAAATTAtcgtcagcatgctaacatgctacaTAGAGATTAGTTGTTACTGAATATTTACACCTACTAAATGTCAGGTGGAACTGTTGTATAGCTGACCAAACCAACTGAAAAAACTAGCTTGCTAATTTATATGACCCagtgagagtgaggagagggTCAACATATCTAACCTGAGGCTTCATCAAAATTAGTTTAGTGATGTTGTGAAATGGGagtttttatattacattttacaatatTAAGATAATATgtctaaaattaaaaattattaaGGCCAGCAACagtagaaagaaaaactgtgttcACAGATAGCGCCCCATTCattcatattaaacatgttAAGTGGGCACAAATGCTGAGTCAGGTTGCTCTCTGCACAAATGATTTGGATTAATTCGTTTAATGATAATGCTCTTCTGAACTAACCAGATTATATTGGACTGAATGGATCAAATTCTGATTATACAGAGTTCTTTCAGGGTATTTGTGATGCTCGATTAGTGATTAGTGATTATTTTACAGACGCTCTTTTAATAATGATTGTGTATGGGAAAACATCTTTTTTGGCAAGTGTGCATCACATGATACAGCAATACCCAGTGTTGGGGACTTTGACTTTGAAAGAATAACTTTGCAAGATACCAAATACTTTATACTGGAAGAAGTGGAGCTACAGCGAAGCACGAAATCTAGTTTAGTGAACTAGAGCTACTTAGAAGAAGTAGTTCAAACTACTTATAAGAAATTGCCAATGTACATGTGATATGAAATTACaaatttaaaaattacaaattattttaaaaattacaaaaaaaagtcaaatgccAGCAAAAAATTCCACTCAATGGAGTTTATTGAAAAGGTGCCTAGTTGCTCACAGGTTCACAtatataaagcaaaaaaactaaataccTCACTATGTTTGGGAAGGAGCTggaatgtcagctttggttttttttatacaaCTGCTGCTTAAGTATGGCCACAGCGATTCTTACTCAGGCTTGGATTGTGGAGGTTTATCCATGATGACGTCGCTGTTTGATCACTGGCTTTTACACATGCACTACACAAAGGTCAAGTGTGTGGTGGTGACTGCCTGACAAATGCATTGTCTGGGTATGTCTTCACAGCAGTCGGGGCCGGACAAAGGGGGTTCAGTTACATTAGAGAAGCAATGGTTAAATAAAAGTGAGTGAGTTCTTTAAGAGATTGCACAAATTTTAATGGTGCAACCCAGTTTAGTAAATCATCAGTTTGAAACTACTAAGAACTTAGGGAGTATTTTACACATGGATTTAAGGACAGCTGGCGGGACCCAATCAAAGGCAGTGGCTCACAGTATCTTGAAAGGCATTTTCCAGAAAGTAGAAGGACTTACAAGAGGCAGATTCAGTTAAACTAAATACCGATTCTATGTTACAGCTGGtatcatttgaatttttttgtacTAGTATCTGATAGCTGAGTTTTGGGTACTTTTTTTCAACATcttatataaagaaaaatatatatgaaatatgtatgtttttctgcAAAATCCTTTATCTAACAAAAGAAGATAAACTTTGCAAGCAGCTGAccaaaaactgtttaaaatccTTATTTAAATCAGTGACGTTTGACCAAAGACGATATGAAGAAGAACATGAGTCTGAGCCAGGATTTGATGCCTTCGATATCTGATGGTTTCAGGTCCTGAGGTTCAGTagtcttttctttcccacaAAATAACTGCTGGGATTTATTGAACCTCACAGATTGATGAAACACAagagtgaaaaacacaaagagcatTTTCCTCTGAGGAGCGACAGAGCAGAGTGGACGGCCATCTGTGATCTCTACTGCGTTCTCCTCACTGTAACTTAACCAGGCTGGAGAGGAAGACGCAGCTCTTCATCACACTGCTGCAACATGCAGGAAGCATCACCATCTGGCTACATACCTTTGGGTTGCTCTGcctctatttctttttctcaaccTTGTTGCCTCTGTCTCTTGTTTAAGAAACagattgaaaataaatgagatagagggagagagaatgaaaagaggATGAAGAcggcgaggaagaggaggcagagaaagaaaatggaaaaaacaagaaatagtAAGAGAAATAGAGAGATTCAGAAAAAGGAGGTAGACAAAGATATAGAGCAAGACATTTTGTACTTGTTCTCTCTTGCTCTggctctatctttctctctaattctgtctccctccctccctaatGAAGTtatctttcttcctctgtcacaaCTCTCTCCAGTCTGGGTTTCCTTCAGATAAACAAGACTTGGCAGCAGCAAaacctcaaagaaaaaaaagaaaacttcagGAGAATCTGCTGGGGAAAGAGACACATTATTTTGATGgctatgttttcatttcctctacTCTGAAGTCCACTTTTTTATCATCTGGAGTGTGAAGGAAATGTCACCTCTTCACTGTATAAGGTTTGTAGAAAACAGTCTTTATTGTCAGTGTTAAGTGTCAGCTAATTAGGgagattaaattaaaactaaaacgtcTTCCACACCTGCGGCTGGACACATTTTTTCCTTATGTTTTTTTGAGGATTAAAGTTGCCAGTGGCTGCTTCAGTGGTAGATAAGAAAAAGCACTTGCTCACCACTGCACCTGCGTTTAATTCCCAGCAGTGGGGTTTGCATGTTGGCAGTAGCAGTGTTCTGGGTGGGAAGATGTTGAGGGATCATGTCTGCCTCACTGCACTAGCAGGCCCTACAGGTTGGTCGGGATATCTGCACAGAGGAGTGAGCTCTATGGGATGAGTGTGAACAACCGTGTGTGTTAACAGACGTTCAAACGGTGCAGGGAGCTGCGTCTGTGGGGTTGTTGTTACGTCCAGGAACACATGGATTGCGACATCTTAAAACACACTTACGTTATTGCTGCTTGCGTTTTCTGCTACCCAGCTGTAACATAACAACAACCTCCTTTACTGCAAAACTGCCGTAAAAATGCTGAGTGTCACAGAATCTACAGTCACAACAATTGTGGCTCATACACAACAGTTGTGTTGTCACTTGCCTTTTTTCAGAACAGATATATCTCCCTTTAATGCACACTGACTCTGTGGCCCTTGCATCACCCTGTACTCGTAAACATGATATCTCATTAACGCCTTGAAagaattttttcaaatttgtgcaaacattcacttggactcaaggatgaacaaGGGATGACGTATTTTTGTAAGCCAACCTGGAAGTTATCGTCACCCTGGATCCTTCGACAAAAAGTCTATGGGATTTCTACACTGGCTTTTGGaatattgcagaaaataaactctgtgacaaacaaaactttGTGATACTtacacatttttcacagcaggatgatcttcacaaatgaacacacttttgtgttttttgaagcctaaatacaatcaccaAAAGTAAGAGGCTGATGTCAGGCTATAAACAAACTACACCACAGTCGCATGACTTCAGCGTCACCACCGCTAAACTTCCAACGTGTCATTTGGTTTAGTGCACTCCCCTCTTCTACAAAAGTCTGTCCTCTTAATGCTAGAGCACAACTATAAACACAGTGAAGCTGTAAAGGTggtgagtagatcagttttcGTGTTTGGTGTGATGACATAAACATCCCTGACaagtctcatttagacacttgaGACGTAAAAGAAAACACCAGTGGGATACTTACTGACTTATCTCAGGCATCTGACCAAAAGGCTATAGACTTCAGGAGGGAACTAGAACTGCTAAAATGCTAATTCGTTTTTGGTTTGTAGGACGCATAC is drawn from Seriola aureovittata isolate HTS-2021-v1 ecotype China chromosome 2, ASM2101889v1, whole genome shotgun sequence and contains these coding sequences:
- the klhdc8a gene encoding kelch domain-containing protein 8A isoform X2 — encoded protein: MPTPRAGAAVAVLGKQILVVGGVGEDQSPLKVVEMYNTDEGRWRKRTSLREALMGVSITVKDGRALAVGGMGADLLPRSILQQYDLRKDVWAQLPSMLTPRYDANINLLGNKLYVAGGRQCKRPVKAFEVYDAEARSWTTLPMMPCKRSYGGVVWDTAGRLCLLGGLRQGGGHQSSKFTKNVNIFDTNQGAWLKSEETVALKTKRADFAAGFLRGRMVVAGGLGHEPSALDTVEAFHPQRKKWERLATMTFPRCSASSIVIRDRLLVVGGVNQVPSSAHEILYVKEEEYL